Proteins from one Microbacterium sp. Root553 genomic window:
- a CDS encoding ABC transporter ATP-binding protein has translation MTHATEGAGASVAPVLSVSALTKRYRGGQGITDASIEVAPSALLGVIGPNGSGKTTLVHSIVGLLEPDAGEVLIDRSPAADLDAKSKLGFVPDELPLPSSLSGNEFIDYLARLQPGFDSEWKDYLCEILGLTDHLARFIGDYSHGMKKKIQFVAALAHTPRLLVLDEPFRGLDPEAAICIRALIDAHRARGGGVLVATHDLLFAEQFCTSVVILADQRVAASGHPAALREESGAASLEEVFLHVSGLASQVLTVESGIAARFPVHVRL, from the coding sequence ATGACGCATGCCACCGAGGGTGCGGGCGCGAGTGTCGCGCCCGTGCTCTCCGTGAGCGCTCTGACGAAGCGTTACCGGGGCGGACAGGGAATCACCGACGCGAGTATCGAGGTCGCGCCCTCCGCCCTCCTAGGGGTGATCGGCCCGAACGGCTCCGGCAAGACGACTCTCGTGCACAGCATCGTCGGACTGCTCGAGCCCGACGCCGGTGAAGTGCTGATCGATCGGTCTCCCGCCGCGGATCTCGACGCCAAGAGCAAGCTCGGCTTCGTGCCGGACGAGCTGCCGCTTCCGTCGAGTCTGAGCGGAAACGAGTTCATCGACTACCTCGCCCGCCTGCAGCCGGGATTCGATTCCGAGTGGAAAGACTATCTCTGCGAGATACTCGGCCTCACCGACCACCTGGCGCGGTTCATCGGCGACTACTCACACGGTATGAAGAAGAAGATCCAGTTCGTCGCCGCCCTCGCCCATACTCCGCGGCTCCTGGTCTTGGACGAGCCGTTCCGCGGTCTCGACCCCGAGGCCGCCATCTGCATCCGTGCGCTCATCGACGCACACAGGGCGCGTGGCGGCGGGGTGCTGGTCGCCACACACGATCTCCTCTTCGCCGAGCAGTTCTGCACCAGCGTCGTGATCCTCGCGGATCAGAGAGTCGCGGCCTCCGGGCACCCTGCCGCCTTGCGCGAGGAAAGCGGCGCCGCGTCACTCGAAGAGGTGTTCCTGCACGTGTCGGGGCTCGCCTCTCAGGTGCTCACGGTGGAGTCCGGTATCGCTGCCCGATTCCCCGTACACGTCCGACTCTGA